The following are encoded together in the Bubalus kerabau isolate K-KA32 ecotype Philippines breed swamp buffalo chromosome 3, PCC_UOA_SB_1v2, whole genome shotgun sequence genome:
- the PRKAG3 gene encoding 5'-AMP-activated protein kinase subunit gamma-3 isoform X6 → MEPAELEHALCGTPSWSSFGGPEHQEMSFLEQGDSTSWPSPAMTTSTEISLGEQRTKVSRWKSQEDAEERELPGLEGGPQSRPAAESTGLEATFPKATPLAQATPLSAVGTPTTERDSLPADCTASASSSSTDDLDLGIEFSAPAAWGDELGLVEERPAQCPSPQVPVLRLGWDDELRKPGAQVYMHFMQEHTCYDAMATSSKLVIFDTMLQIKKAFFALVANGVRAAPLWDSKKQSFVGMLTITDFILVLHRYYRSPLVQIYEIEEHKIETWREIYLQGCFKPLVSISPSDSLFEAVYTLIKNRIHRLPVLDPVSGTVLHILTHKRLLKFLHIFQRTLLPRPSFLSRTIQDLGIGTFRDLAVVLETAPILNALDIFVDRRVSALPVINEAGQVVGLYSRFDVIHLAAQQTYNHLDISVGEALRRRTLCLEGVLSCQPHETLGEVIDRIAREQVHRLVLVDETQHLLGVVSLSDILQALVLSPAGIDALGA, encoded by the exons ATGGAGCCCGCCGAGCTGGAGCACGCGCTGTGCGGG ACCCCCTCCTGGAGCAGCTTTGGGGGACCCGAGCATCAAG AGATGAGCTTCCTAGAGCAAGGAGACAGCACTTCATGGCCATCACCAGCCATGACCACCAGCACAGAAATAAGCCTTGGGGAACAGAGGACCAAGGTCTCAAGATGGAAAAGCCAGGAGGATGCAGAGGAAAGGGAGCTGCCAGGCCTGGAGGGAG GTCCCCAGTCCAGGCCAGCTGCCGAGTCCACCGGGCTGGAGGCCACATTCCCCAAGGCCACACCCTTGGCCCAAGCCACTCCCTTGTCCGCGGTGGGCACCCCCACAACAGAGCGAGACAGCCTCCCCGCTGATTGTACAGCCTCCGCTTCCAGCTCCAGCACAGACGATCTGGATCTGGGCATAGAGTTCTCAGCCCCAGCAGCGTGGGGGGATGAGCTTGGCCTGGTGGAAGAGAGGCCGGCCCAGTGTCCGTCCCCGCAGGTGCCGGTGCTCAGGCTCGGCTGGGACGATGAGCTGCGGAAGCCAGGGGCCCAGGTCTACATGCACTTCATGCAGGAGCACACCTGCTACGATgccatggcaaccagctccaagCTGGTCATCTTCGACACCATGCTACAG atcaagaagGCCTTCTTTGCCCTGGTGGCCAACGGCGTCCGTGCCGCACCTCTATGGGACAGCAAGAAGCAGAGCTTCGTGG ggATGCTGACTATCACAGACTTCATCTTGGTTCTGCATCGCTATTACCGGTCCCCCTTG GTCCAGATCTATGAGATTGAAGAACACAAAATTGAGACCTGGAGGG AGATCTACCTTCAAGGCTGCTTTAAGCCTCTGGTCTCCATCTCTCCCAGTGACAG CCTGTTCGAAGCTGTCTACACCCTCATCAAGAACCGTATCCACCGCCTGCCGGTCCTGGACCCAGTCTCAGGCACCGTGCTTCACATCCTCACACACAAACGGCTTCTCAAGTTCCTGCACATCTTT CAGCGCACCCTGCTGCCCCggccctccttcctctcccgCACCATCCAAGATCTGGGCATCGGCACATTCCGAGACTTGGCCGTGGTGCTGGAAACGGCACCCATCCTCAACGCGCTGGACATCTTTGTGGACCGGCGCGTGTCTGCACTGCCGGTGATCAACGAAGCTG GACAGGTTGTGGGCCTCTACTCCCGCTTTGATGTGATT cacCTGGCAGCCCAACAAACGTACAACCACCTGGACATAAGTGTGGGAGAAGCACTGAGGCGGAGGACGCTGTGTCTGGAGGGAGTCCTTTCCTGCCAGCCCCACGAGACCTTGGGGGAAGTCATCGACCGGATTGCCCGGGAGCAG GTGCACCGGCTGGTGCTTGTGGATGAAACCCAGCACCTCCTGGGCGTGGTGTCCCTCTCTGACATCCTTCAAGCTCTAGTGCTCAGCCCCGCTGGCATCGACGCCCTTGGGGCCTGA
- the PRKAG3 gene encoding 5'-AMP-activated protein kinase subunit gamma-3 isoform X1 codes for MCAPPLTSPAAPRLQGWSRSTGGPLPPQCLTPNQREPDPGGQGARGRAQNSAAQIQCCALAHGARRAGARAVREMSFLEQGDSTSWPSPAMTTSTEISLGEQRTKVSRWKSQEDAEERELPGLEGGPQSRPAAESTGLEATFPKATPLAQATPLSAVGTPTTERDSLPADCTASASSSSTDDLDLGIEFSAPAAWGDELGLVEERPAQCPSPQVPVLRLGWDDELRKPGAQVYMHFMQEHTCYDAMATSSKLVIFDTMLQIKKAFFALVANGVRAAPLWDSKKQSFVGMLTITDFILVLHRYYRSPLVQIYEIEEHKIETWREIYLQGCFKPLVSISPSDSLFEAVYTLIKNRIHRLPVLDPVSGTVLHILTHKRLLKFLHIFQRTLLPRPSFLSRTIQDLGIGTFRDLAVVLETAPILNALDIFVDRRVSALPVINEAGQVVGLYSRFDVIHLAAQQTYNHLDISVGEALRRRTLCLEGVLSCQPHETLGEVIDRIAREQVHRLVLVDETQHLLGVVSLSDILQALVLSPAGIDALGA; via the exons ATGTGCgcccctcccctcacctccccagCAGCCCCCAGGCTTCAGGGCTGGAGCAGAAGCACGGGTGGACCCCTTCCTCCCCAGTGCCTGACACCCAATCAGAGAGAACCCGATCCAGGAGGGCAGGGTGCCAGGGGCCGGGCCCAGAATAGTGCTGCCCAGATACAGTGTTGCGCACTCGCTCATGGAGCCCGCCGAGCTGGAGCACGCGCTGTGCGGG AGATGAGCTTCCTAGAGCAAGGAGACAGCACTTCATGGCCATCACCAGCCATGACCACCAGCACAGAAATAAGCCTTGGGGAACAGAGGACCAAGGTCTCAAGATGGAAAAGCCAGGAGGATGCAGAGGAAAGGGAGCTGCCAGGCCTGGAGGGAG GTCCCCAGTCCAGGCCAGCTGCCGAGTCCACCGGGCTGGAGGCCACATTCCCCAAGGCCACACCCTTGGCCCAAGCCACTCCCTTGTCCGCGGTGGGCACCCCCACAACAGAGCGAGACAGCCTCCCCGCTGATTGTACAGCCTCCGCTTCCAGCTCCAGCACAGACGATCTGGATCTGGGCATAGAGTTCTCAGCCCCAGCAGCGTGGGGGGATGAGCTTGGCCTGGTGGAAGAGAGGCCGGCCCAGTGTCCGTCCCCGCAGGTGCCGGTGCTCAGGCTCGGCTGGGACGATGAGCTGCGGAAGCCAGGGGCCCAGGTCTACATGCACTTCATGCAGGAGCACACCTGCTACGATgccatggcaaccagctccaagCTGGTCATCTTCGACACCATGCTACAG atcaagaagGCCTTCTTTGCCCTGGTGGCCAACGGCGTCCGTGCCGCACCTCTATGGGACAGCAAGAAGCAGAGCTTCGTGG ggATGCTGACTATCACAGACTTCATCTTGGTTCTGCATCGCTATTACCGGTCCCCCTTG GTCCAGATCTATGAGATTGAAGAACACAAAATTGAGACCTGGAGGG AGATCTACCTTCAAGGCTGCTTTAAGCCTCTGGTCTCCATCTCTCCCAGTGACAG CCTGTTCGAAGCTGTCTACACCCTCATCAAGAACCGTATCCACCGCCTGCCGGTCCTGGACCCAGTCTCAGGCACCGTGCTTCACATCCTCACACACAAACGGCTTCTCAAGTTCCTGCACATCTTT CAGCGCACCCTGCTGCCCCggccctccttcctctcccgCACCATCCAAGATCTGGGCATCGGCACATTCCGAGACTTGGCCGTGGTGCTGGAAACGGCACCCATCCTCAACGCGCTGGACATCTTTGTGGACCGGCGCGTGTCTGCACTGCCGGTGATCAACGAAGCTG GACAGGTTGTGGGCCTCTACTCCCGCTTTGATGTGATT cacCTGGCAGCCCAACAAACGTACAACCACCTGGACATAAGTGTGGGAGAAGCACTGAGGCGGAGGACGCTGTGTCTGGAGGGAGTCCTTTCCTGCCAGCCCCACGAGACCTTGGGGGAAGTCATCGACCGGATTGCCCGGGAGCAG GTGCACCGGCTGGTGCTTGTGGATGAAACCCAGCACCTCCTGGGCGTGGTGTCCCTCTCTGACATCCTTCAAGCTCTAGTGCTCAGCCCCGCTGGCATCGACGCCCTTGGGGCCTGA
- the PRKAG3 gene encoding 5'-AMP-activated protein kinase subunit gamma-3 isoform X5, producing the protein MEPAELEHALCGSLFSTQTPSWSSFGGPEHQEMSFLEQGDSTSWPSPAMTTSTEISLGEQRTKVSRWKSQEDAEERELPGLEGGPQSRPAAESTGLEATFPKATPLAQATPLSAVGTPTTERDSLPADCTASASSSSTDDLDLGIEFSAPAAWGDELGLVEERPAQCPSPQVPVLRLGWDDELRKPGAQVYMHFMQEHTCYDAMATSSKLVIFDTMLQIKKAFFALVANGVRAAPLWDSKKQSFVGMLTITDFILVLHRYYRSPLVQIYEIEEHKIETWREIYLQGCFKPLVSISPSDSLFEAVYTLIKNRIHRLPVLDPVSGTVLHILTHKRLLKFLHIFRTLLPRPSFLSRTIQDLGIGTFRDLAVVLETAPILNALDIFVDRRVSALPVINEAGQVVGLYSRFDVIHLAAQQTYNHLDISVGEALRRRTLCLEGVLSCQPHETLGEVIDRIAREQVHRLVLVDETQHLLGVVSLSDILQALVLSPAGIDALGA; encoded by the exons ATGGAGCCCGCCGAGCTGGAGCACGCGCTGTGCGGG TCACTCTTCTCCACACAGACCCCCTCCTGGAGCAGCTTTGGGGGACCCGAGCATCAAG AGATGAGCTTCCTAGAGCAAGGAGACAGCACTTCATGGCCATCACCAGCCATGACCACCAGCACAGAAATAAGCCTTGGGGAACAGAGGACCAAGGTCTCAAGATGGAAAAGCCAGGAGGATGCAGAGGAAAGGGAGCTGCCAGGCCTGGAGGGAG GTCCCCAGTCCAGGCCAGCTGCCGAGTCCACCGGGCTGGAGGCCACATTCCCCAAGGCCACACCCTTGGCCCAAGCCACTCCCTTGTCCGCGGTGGGCACCCCCACAACAGAGCGAGACAGCCTCCCCGCTGATTGTACAGCCTCCGCTTCCAGCTCCAGCACAGACGATCTGGATCTGGGCATAGAGTTCTCAGCCCCAGCAGCGTGGGGGGATGAGCTTGGCCTGGTGGAAGAGAGGCCGGCCCAGTGTCCGTCCCCGCAGGTGCCGGTGCTCAGGCTCGGCTGGGACGATGAGCTGCGGAAGCCAGGGGCCCAGGTCTACATGCACTTCATGCAGGAGCACACCTGCTACGATgccatggcaaccagctccaagCTGGTCATCTTCGACACCATGCTACAG atcaagaagGCCTTCTTTGCCCTGGTGGCCAACGGCGTCCGTGCCGCACCTCTATGGGACAGCAAGAAGCAGAGCTTCGTGG ggATGCTGACTATCACAGACTTCATCTTGGTTCTGCATCGCTATTACCGGTCCCCCTTG GTCCAGATCTATGAGATTGAAGAACACAAAATTGAGACCTGGAGGG AGATCTACCTTCAAGGCTGCTTTAAGCCTCTGGTCTCCATCTCTCCCAGTGACAG CCTGTTCGAAGCTGTCTACACCCTCATCAAGAACCGTATCCACCGCCTGCCGGTCCTGGACCCAGTCTCAGGCACCGTGCTTCACATCCTCACACACAAACGGCTTCTCAAGTTCCTGCACATCTTT CGCACCCTGCTGCCCCggccctccttcctctcccgCACCATCCAAGATCTGGGCATCGGCACATTCCGAGACTTGGCCGTGGTGCTGGAAACGGCACCCATCCTCAACGCGCTGGACATCTTTGTGGACCGGCGCGTGTCTGCACTGCCGGTGATCAACGAAGCTG GACAGGTTGTGGGCCTCTACTCCCGCTTTGATGTGATT cacCTGGCAGCCCAACAAACGTACAACCACCTGGACATAAGTGTGGGAGAAGCACTGAGGCGGAGGACGCTGTGTCTGGAGGGAGTCCTTTCCTGCCAGCCCCACGAGACCTTGGGGGAAGTCATCGACCGGATTGCCCGGGAGCAG GTGCACCGGCTGGTGCTTGTGGATGAAACCCAGCACCTCCTGGGCGTGGTGTCCCTCTCTGACATCCTTCAAGCTCTAGTGCTCAGCCCCGCTGGCATCGACGCCCTTGGGGCCTGA
- the PRKAG3 gene encoding 5'-AMP-activated protein kinase subunit gamma-3 isoform X7, whose translation MEPAELEHALCGTPSWSSFGGPEHQEMSFLEQGDSTSWPSPAMTTSTEISLGEQRTKVSRWKSQEDAEERELPGLEGGPQSRPAAESTGLEATFPKATPLAQATPLSAVGTPTTERDSLPADCTASASSSSTDDLDLGIEFSAPAAWGDELGLVEERPAQCPSPQVPVLRLGWDDELRKPGAQVYMHFMQEHTCYDAMATSSKLVIFDTMLQIKKAFFALVANGVRAAPLWDSKKQSFVGMLTITDFILVLHRYYRSPLVQIYEIEEHKIETWREIYLQGCFKPLVSISPSDSLFEAVYTLIKNRIHRLPVLDPVSGTVLHILTHKRLLKFLHIFRTLLPRPSFLSRTIQDLGIGTFRDLAVVLETAPILNALDIFVDRRVSALPVINEAGQVVGLYSRFDVIHLAAQQTYNHLDISVGEALRRRTLCLEGVLSCQPHETLGEVIDRIAREQVHRLVLVDETQHLLGVVSLSDILQALVLSPAGIDALGA comes from the exons ATGGAGCCCGCCGAGCTGGAGCACGCGCTGTGCGGG ACCCCCTCCTGGAGCAGCTTTGGGGGACCCGAGCATCAAG AGATGAGCTTCCTAGAGCAAGGAGACAGCACTTCATGGCCATCACCAGCCATGACCACCAGCACAGAAATAAGCCTTGGGGAACAGAGGACCAAGGTCTCAAGATGGAAAAGCCAGGAGGATGCAGAGGAAAGGGAGCTGCCAGGCCTGGAGGGAG GTCCCCAGTCCAGGCCAGCTGCCGAGTCCACCGGGCTGGAGGCCACATTCCCCAAGGCCACACCCTTGGCCCAAGCCACTCCCTTGTCCGCGGTGGGCACCCCCACAACAGAGCGAGACAGCCTCCCCGCTGATTGTACAGCCTCCGCTTCCAGCTCCAGCACAGACGATCTGGATCTGGGCATAGAGTTCTCAGCCCCAGCAGCGTGGGGGGATGAGCTTGGCCTGGTGGAAGAGAGGCCGGCCCAGTGTCCGTCCCCGCAGGTGCCGGTGCTCAGGCTCGGCTGGGACGATGAGCTGCGGAAGCCAGGGGCCCAGGTCTACATGCACTTCATGCAGGAGCACACCTGCTACGATgccatggcaaccagctccaagCTGGTCATCTTCGACACCATGCTACAG atcaagaagGCCTTCTTTGCCCTGGTGGCCAACGGCGTCCGTGCCGCACCTCTATGGGACAGCAAGAAGCAGAGCTTCGTGG ggATGCTGACTATCACAGACTTCATCTTGGTTCTGCATCGCTATTACCGGTCCCCCTTG GTCCAGATCTATGAGATTGAAGAACACAAAATTGAGACCTGGAGGG AGATCTACCTTCAAGGCTGCTTTAAGCCTCTGGTCTCCATCTCTCCCAGTGACAG CCTGTTCGAAGCTGTCTACACCCTCATCAAGAACCGTATCCACCGCCTGCCGGTCCTGGACCCAGTCTCAGGCACCGTGCTTCACATCCTCACACACAAACGGCTTCTCAAGTTCCTGCACATCTTT CGCACCCTGCTGCCCCggccctccttcctctcccgCACCATCCAAGATCTGGGCATCGGCACATTCCGAGACTTGGCCGTGGTGCTGGAAACGGCACCCATCCTCAACGCGCTGGACATCTTTGTGGACCGGCGCGTGTCTGCACTGCCGGTGATCAACGAAGCTG GACAGGTTGTGGGCCTCTACTCCCGCTTTGATGTGATT cacCTGGCAGCCCAACAAACGTACAACCACCTGGACATAAGTGTGGGAGAAGCACTGAGGCGGAGGACGCTGTGTCTGGAGGGAGTCCTTTCCTGCCAGCCCCACGAGACCTTGGGGGAAGTCATCGACCGGATTGCCCGGGAGCAG GTGCACCGGCTGGTGCTTGTGGATGAAACCCAGCACCTCCTGGGCGTGGTGTCCCTCTCTGACATCCTTCAAGCTCTAGTGCTCAGCCCCGCTGGCATCGACGCCCTTGGGGCCTGA
- the PRKAG3 gene encoding 5'-AMP-activated protein kinase subunit gamma-3 isoform X8 — MSFLEQGDSTSWPSPAMTTSTEISLGEQRTKVSRWKSQEDAEERELPGLEGGPQSRPAAESTGLEATFPKATPLAQATPLSAVGTPTTERDSLPADCTASASSSSTDDLDLGIEFSAPAAWGDELGLVEERPAQCPSPQVPVLRLGWDDELRKPGAQVYMHFMQEHTCYDAMATSSKLVIFDTMLQIKKAFFALVANGVRAAPLWDSKKQSFVGMLTITDFILVLHRYYRSPLVQIYEIEEHKIETWREIYLQGCFKPLVSISPSDSLFEAVYTLIKNRIHRLPVLDPVSGTVLHILTHKRLLKFLHIFQRTLLPRPSFLSRTIQDLGIGTFRDLAVVLETAPILNALDIFVDRRVSALPVINEAGQVVGLYSRFDVIHLAAQQTYNHLDISVGEALRRRTLCLEGVLSCQPHETLGEVIDRIAREQVHRLVLVDETQHLLGVVSLSDILQALVLSPAGIDALGA, encoded by the exons ATGAGCTTCCTAGAGCAAGGAGACAGCACTTCATGGCCATCACCAGCCATGACCACCAGCACAGAAATAAGCCTTGGGGAACAGAGGACCAAGGTCTCAAGATGGAAAAGCCAGGAGGATGCAGAGGAAAGGGAGCTGCCAGGCCTGGAGGGAG GTCCCCAGTCCAGGCCAGCTGCCGAGTCCACCGGGCTGGAGGCCACATTCCCCAAGGCCACACCCTTGGCCCAAGCCACTCCCTTGTCCGCGGTGGGCACCCCCACAACAGAGCGAGACAGCCTCCCCGCTGATTGTACAGCCTCCGCTTCCAGCTCCAGCACAGACGATCTGGATCTGGGCATAGAGTTCTCAGCCCCAGCAGCGTGGGGGGATGAGCTTGGCCTGGTGGAAGAGAGGCCGGCCCAGTGTCCGTCCCCGCAGGTGCCGGTGCTCAGGCTCGGCTGGGACGATGAGCTGCGGAAGCCAGGGGCCCAGGTCTACATGCACTTCATGCAGGAGCACACCTGCTACGATgccatggcaaccagctccaagCTGGTCATCTTCGACACCATGCTACAG atcaagaagGCCTTCTTTGCCCTGGTGGCCAACGGCGTCCGTGCCGCACCTCTATGGGACAGCAAGAAGCAGAGCTTCGTGG ggATGCTGACTATCACAGACTTCATCTTGGTTCTGCATCGCTATTACCGGTCCCCCTTG GTCCAGATCTATGAGATTGAAGAACACAAAATTGAGACCTGGAGGG AGATCTACCTTCAAGGCTGCTTTAAGCCTCTGGTCTCCATCTCTCCCAGTGACAG CCTGTTCGAAGCTGTCTACACCCTCATCAAGAACCGTATCCACCGCCTGCCGGTCCTGGACCCAGTCTCAGGCACCGTGCTTCACATCCTCACACACAAACGGCTTCTCAAGTTCCTGCACATCTTT CAGCGCACCCTGCTGCCCCggccctccttcctctcccgCACCATCCAAGATCTGGGCATCGGCACATTCCGAGACTTGGCCGTGGTGCTGGAAACGGCACCCATCCTCAACGCGCTGGACATCTTTGTGGACCGGCGCGTGTCTGCACTGCCGGTGATCAACGAAGCTG GACAGGTTGTGGGCCTCTACTCCCGCTTTGATGTGATT cacCTGGCAGCCCAACAAACGTACAACCACCTGGACATAAGTGTGGGAGAAGCACTGAGGCGGAGGACGCTGTGTCTGGAGGGAGTCCTTTCCTGCCAGCCCCACGAGACCTTGGGGGAAGTCATCGACCGGATTGCCCGGGAGCAG GTGCACCGGCTGGTGCTTGTGGATGAAACCCAGCACCTCCTGGGCGTGGTGTCCCTCTCTGACATCCTTCAAGCTCTAGTGCTCAGCCCCGCTGGCATCGACGCCCTTGGGGCCTGA
- the PRKAG3 gene encoding 5'-AMP-activated protein kinase subunit gamma-3 isoform X3, which translates to MCVCGGVCGGKGSSCGSECRMFSPPLQSLFSTQTPSWSSFGGPEHQEMSFLEQGDSTSWPSPAMTTSTEISLGEQRTKVSRWKSQEDAEERELPGLEGGPQSRPAAESTGLEATFPKATPLAQATPLSAVGTPTTERDSLPADCTASASSSSTDDLDLGIEFSAPAAWGDELGLVEERPAQCPSPQVPVLRLGWDDELRKPGAQVYMHFMQEHTCYDAMATSSKLVIFDTMLQIKKAFFALVANGVRAAPLWDSKKQSFVGMLTITDFILVLHRYYRSPLVQIYEIEEHKIETWREIYLQGCFKPLVSISPSDSLFEAVYTLIKNRIHRLPVLDPVSGTVLHILTHKRLLKFLHIFQRTLLPRPSFLSRTIQDLGIGTFRDLAVVLETAPILNALDIFVDRRVSALPVINEAGQVVGLYSRFDVIHLAAQQTYNHLDISVGEALRRRTLCLEGVLSCQPHETLGEVIDRIAREQVHRLVLVDETQHLLGVVSLSDILQALVLSPAGIDALGA; encoded by the exons atgtgtgtctgtgggggtgtgtgtggcgGGAAGGGCAGCTCCTGTGGTTCTGAGTGTAGGATGTTCTCCCCACCTCTTCAGTCACTCTTCTCCACACAGACCCCCTCCTGGAGCAGCTTTGGGGGACCCGAGCATCAAG AGATGAGCTTCCTAGAGCAAGGAGACAGCACTTCATGGCCATCACCAGCCATGACCACCAGCACAGAAATAAGCCTTGGGGAACAGAGGACCAAGGTCTCAAGATGGAAAAGCCAGGAGGATGCAGAGGAAAGGGAGCTGCCAGGCCTGGAGGGAG GTCCCCAGTCCAGGCCAGCTGCCGAGTCCACCGGGCTGGAGGCCACATTCCCCAAGGCCACACCCTTGGCCCAAGCCACTCCCTTGTCCGCGGTGGGCACCCCCACAACAGAGCGAGACAGCCTCCCCGCTGATTGTACAGCCTCCGCTTCCAGCTCCAGCACAGACGATCTGGATCTGGGCATAGAGTTCTCAGCCCCAGCAGCGTGGGGGGATGAGCTTGGCCTGGTGGAAGAGAGGCCGGCCCAGTGTCCGTCCCCGCAGGTGCCGGTGCTCAGGCTCGGCTGGGACGATGAGCTGCGGAAGCCAGGGGCCCAGGTCTACATGCACTTCATGCAGGAGCACACCTGCTACGATgccatggcaaccagctccaagCTGGTCATCTTCGACACCATGCTACAG atcaagaagGCCTTCTTTGCCCTGGTGGCCAACGGCGTCCGTGCCGCACCTCTATGGGACAGCAAGAAGCAGAGCTTCGTGG ggATGCTGACTATCACAGACTTCATCTTGGTTCTGCATCGCTATTACCGGTCCCCCTTG GTCCAGATCTATGAGATTGAAGAACACAAAATTGAGACCTGGAGGG AGATCTACCTTCAAGGCTGCTTTAAGCCTCTGGTCTCCATCTCTCCCAGTGACAG CCTGTTCGAAGCTGTCTACACCCTCATCAAGAACCGTATCCACCGCCTGCCGGTCCTGGACCCAGTCTCAGGCACCGTGCTTCACATCCTCACACACAAACGGCTTCTCAAGTTCCTGCACATCTTT CAGCGCACCCTGCTGCCCCggccctccttcctctcccgCACCATCCAAGATCTGGGCATCGGCACATTCCGAGACTTGGCCGTGGTGCTGGAAACGGCACCCATCCTCAACGCGCTGGACATCTTTGTGGACCGGCGCGTGTCTGCACTGCCGGTGATCAACGAAGCTG GACAGGTTGTGGGCCTCTACTCCCGCTTTGATGTGATT cacCTGGCAGCCCAACAAACGTACAACCACCTGGACATAAGTGTGGGAGAAGCACTGAGGCGGAGGACGCTGTGTCTGGAGGGAGTCCTTTCCTGCCAGCCCCACGAGACCTTGGGGGAAGTCATCGACCGGATTGCCCGGGAGCAG GTGCACCGGCTGGTGCTTGTGGATGAAACCCAGCACCTCCTGGGCGTGGTGTCCCTCTCTGACATCCTTCAAGCTCTAGTGCTCAGCCCCGCTGGCATCGACGCCCTTGGGGCCTGA
- the PRKAG3 gene encoding 5'-AMP-activated protein kinase subunit gamma-3 isoform X4 — protein sequence MEPAELEHALCGSLFSTQTPSWSSFGGPEHQEMSFLEQGDSTSWPSPAMTTSTEISLGEQRTKVSRWKSQEDAEERELPGLEGGPQSRPAAESTGLEATFPKATPLAQATPLSAVGTPTTERDSLPADCTASASSSSTDDLDLGIEFSAPAAWGDELGLVEERPAQCPSPQVPVLRLGWDDELRKPGAQVYMHFMQEHTCYDAMATSSKLVIFDTMLQIKKAFFALVANGVRAAPLWDSKKQSFVGMLTITDFILVLHRYYRSPLVQIYEIEEHKIETWREIYLQGCFKPLVSISPSDSLFEAVYTLIKNRIHRLPVLDPVSGTVLHILTHKRLLKFLHIFQRTLLPRPSFLSRTIQDLGIGTFRDLAVVLETAPILNALDIFVDRRVSALPVINEAGQVVGLYSRFDVIHLAAQQTYNHLDISVGEALRRRTLCLEGVLSCQPHETLGEVIDRIAREQVHRLVLVDETQHLLGVVSLSDILQALVLSPAGIDALGA from the exons ATGGAGCCCGCCGAGCTGGAGCACGCGCTGTGCGGG TCACTCTTCTCCACACAGACCCCCTCCTGGAGCAGCTTTGGGGGACCCGAGCATCAAG AGATGAGCTTCCTAGAGCAAGGAGACAGCACTTCATGGCCATCACCAGCCATGACCACCAGCACAGAAATAAGCCTTGGGGAACAGAGGACCAAGGTCTCAAGATGGAAAAGCCAGGAGGATGCAGAGGAAAGGGAGCTGCCAGGCCTGGAGGGAG GTCCCCAGTCCAGGCCAGCTGCCGAGTCCACCGGGCTGGAGGCCACATTCCCCAAGGCCACACCCTTGGCCCAAGCCACTCCCTTGTCCGCGGTGGGCACCCCCACAACAGAGCGAGACAGCCTCCCCGCTGATTGTACAGCCTCCGCTTCCAGCTCCAGCACAGACGATCTGGATCTGGGCATAGAGTTCTCAGCCCCAGCAGCGTGGGGGGATGAGCTTGGCCTGGTGGAAGAGAGGCCGGCCCAGTGTCCGTCCCCGCAGGTGCCGGTGCTCAGGCTCGGCTGGGACGATGAGCTGCGGAAGCCAGGGGCCCAGGTCTACATGCACTTCATGCAGGAGCACACCTGCTACGATgccatggcaaccagctccaagCTGGTCATCTTCGACACCATGCTACAG atcaagaagGCCTTCTTTGCCCTGGTGGCCAACGGCGTCCGTGCCGCACCTCTATGGGACAGCAAGAAGCAGAGCTTCGTGG ggATGCTGACTATCACAGACTTCATCTTGGTTCTGCATCGCTATTACCGGTCCCCCTTG GTCCAGATCTATGAGATTGAAGAACACAAAATTGAGACCTGGAGGG AGATCTACCTTCAAGGCTGCTTTAAGCCTCTGGTCTCCATCTCTCCCAGTGACAG CCTGTTCGAAGCTGTCTACACCCTCATCAAGAACCGTATCCACCGCCTGCCGGTCCTGGACCCAGTCTCAGGCACCGTGCTTCACATCCTCACACACAAACGGCTTCTCAAGTTCCTGCACATCTTT CAGCGCACCCTGCTGCCCCggccctccttcctctcccgCACCATCCAAGATCTGGGCATCGGCACATTCCGAGACTTGGCCGTGGTGCTGGAAACGGCACCCATCCTCAACGCGCTGGACATCTTTGTGGACCGGCGCGTGTCTGCACTGCCGGTGATCAACGAAGCTG GACAGGTTGTGGGCCTCTACTCCCGCTTTGATGTGATT cacCTGGCAGCCCAACAAACGTACAACCACCTGGACATAAGTGTGGGAGAAGCACTGAGGCGGAGGACGCTGTGTCTGGAGGGAGTCCTTTCCTGCCAGCCCCACGAGACCTTGGGGGAAGTCATCGACCGGATTGCCCGGGAGCAG GTGCACCGGCTGGTGCTTGTGGATGAAACCCAGCACCTCCTGGGCGTGGTGTCCCTCTCTGACATCCTTCAAGCTCTAGTGCTCAGCCCCGCTGGCATCGACGCCCTTGGGGCCTGA